In Eleutherodactylus coqui strain aEleCoq1 chromosome 11, aEleCoq1.hap1, whole genome shotgun sequence, a single window of DNA contains:
- the EIF4G2 gene encoding eukaryotic translation initiation factor 4 gamma 2, with the protein MLGNIKFIGELGKLDLIHESILHKCIKTLLEKKKRVQLKDMGEDLECLCQIMRTVGPRLDHEKAKSLMDQYFARMCALKSSKDLPARIRFLLQDTVELRENGWVPRKAFIDNGPKTITQIRQDAVKDLGVFIPAPMSQGMRSDFFLEGPFMPPRMKLDRDPLGGLADMFRQMPGSGIGTGPGVIQDRFSPTMGRHRSNQLFNGHGGHIIPPVQSQFGEIGGKPFMKSQGQGQMYQSQGLLSQQGQSKDMPPRFIKKGQLNADEISLRPAQSFLMNKNQVPKLQPQMSMMPPRTQTPPMGQTPQLGLKTNPPPIQEKPAKIVKKPPPSKEELLKLTEAFVTEYLNSGNAADAVNSVKEMRAPKHFISEMISRIILQSLDRSDEDKERASSLIGVLRQEGVATSDNFMQAFLNVLDQCPKLEVDIPLVKSYLAQFAARAIIADLVSISELAQPLENGTHFPLFLLCLQQLAKLQDREWLTEIFQQSKVNMQKMLPEIDQNKDRMLEILEGKGLSFLFPLMKLEKELLKQIKMDPSPQTIYKWIKDNISPKLHVDKGFVNILMTSFLQYIDNEVCPTEDAEQTAAPSKEQLELEKQLLLSFKPVMQKFLHDHVDLQVSALYALQVHCYNNNFPKGMLLRFFVHFYDMEIIEEEAFLAWKEDITQEFPGKGKALFQVNQWLTWLETAEEEESEEEAD; encoded by the exons ATGCTGGGAAACATCAAGTTTATTGGGGAGCTTGGCAAGCTTGACCTTATTCATGAATCTATCCTTCATAAGTGCATCAAAACA CTTTTGGAAAAGAAGAAGAGGGTCCAACTTAAAGACATGGGAGAAGATTTGGAGTGTCTCTGTCAGATAATGAGGACTGTGGGGCCTAGATTAGACCACGAAAAAGCCAAG TCCTTAATGGATCAGTACTTTGCCCGGATGTGCGCCTTGAAGTCTAGTAAGGATTTGCCAGCAAGGATTCGTTTCCTGCTGCAA GATACTGTGGAGTTGCGAGAAAACGGTTGGGTACCTCGCAAAGCTTTCATTGACAATGGACCAAAGACTATCACTCAAATCCGCCAAGATGCAGTGAAA GATCTAGGAGTCTTTATTCCTGCTCCTATGTCTCAAGGAATGAGAAGTGACTTCTTTTTGGAAGGACCGTTCATGCCACCAAGAATGAAGCTTGACAGGGACCCTCTTGGAGGACttgctgacatgttcaggcaaaTGCCAG GCAGCGGAATTGGCACTGGTCCAGGGGTTATACAGGACAGGTTCTCCCCAACCATGGGACGTCATCGCTCAAATCAGCTATTCAATGGGCATGGTGGGCACATCATACCTCCTGTACAGTCCCAGTTTGGTGAAATTGGAGGCAAACCGTTCATGAAAAGCCAG GGGCAAGGTCAGATGTACCAGAGTCAGGGGCTGTTATCGCAACAGGGACAGTCCAAGGATATGCCTCCCCGATTCATTAAAAAAGGGCAGCTTAATGCAGATGAG ATCAGTTTGAGACCAGCTCAGTCCTTCCTAATGAATAAAAACCAAGTGCCAAAGCTCCAGCCTCAGATGAGCATGATGCCCCCTCGCACGCAAACGCCACCCATGGGACAAACTCCTCAGCTTGGCCTAAAAACAAATCCACCACCCATCCAAGAGAAGCCTGCCAAGATTGTGAAGAAGCCTCCACCATCGAAAGAAGAGCTACTTAAACTTACA GAAGCATTTGTGACGGAGTACCTAAACAGTGGCAATGCAGCCGATGCTGTAAACAGCGTGAAAGAAATGCGAGCTCCCAAACACTTCATCTCAGAAATGATCAGTCGGATCATCCTCCAATCACTAGACCGGTCAGACGAAGACAAAGAGCGCGCCAGCTCTCTGATTGGCGTTTTACGACAAGAGGGCGTGGCCACTAGTGACAACTTCATGCAG GCTTTTCTAAATGTGCTagaccagtgcccaaaactagaGGTGGACATACCCCTGGTGAAATCTTACCTGGCACAATTTGCAGCTCGTGCCATAATTGCTGACCTGGTGAGCATTTCCGAACTGGCTCAGCCCCTGGAGAATGGCACCCATTTTCCTTTGTTCCTACTCTGCCTTCAGCAACTGGCCAAGCTTCAAGATCGGGAGTGGCTGACGGAGATATTCCAGCAGAGCAAAGTGAATATGCAGAAGATGTTACCAG AAATCGACCAGAACAAGGACCGCATGCTGGAGATCCTCGAAGGAAAGGGCCTGAGCTTCCTGTTTCCGCTGATGAAACTGGAGAAAGAGTTGTTGAAACAAATCAAGATGGATCCTTCGCCACAAACCATCTACAAGTGGATTAAGGATAACATTTCTCCTAAACTTCATGTAGATAAAGGATTTGTGAATATTTTGATGACCAG TTTTTTGCAGTACATTGATAATGAGGTTTGCCCAACGGAAGATGCTGAACAGACAGCGGCGCCATCAAAGGAGCAGCTTGAGCTGGAGAAGCAGCTGCTGCTATCCTTTAAGCCAGTGATGCAGAAGTTCCTCCATGACCATGTTGACTTGCAAGTCAGTGCCCTCTACGCCCTTCAGGTGCACTGCTATAATAATAACTTCCCCAAAG GCATGTTACTGCGCTTCTTTGTCCATTTCTATGACATGGAGATAATAGAAGAGGAGGCCTTTTTGGCATGGAAGGAAGACATCACACAAGAGTTTCCTGGGAAAGGAAAAGCTTTATTCCAG GTAAACCAGTGGCTGACCTGGCTGGAGACGGCAGAAGAAGAAGAATCTGAAGAAGAGGCCGACTAA